The Candidatus Paceibacterota bacterium region TACAACACTTTAGGCAAAGCTGCTCGTATGGGGATGTGTCAGACAATAGAATCAGAATGTGAGTCTATGTCTCAGGCTGATTATGATCTAGGCAATCCATTTGCCAGTCTGGGGACATCAGGCCTCCCTCGATCTTCTGGTATATAGTCGTGTCAGATTCCTCCACTGTTCAAGTGTCACATCTTCCGCTCTGATTTTTGTGTCCAATTTTATTTCCTCAAATATTTTGACAGTGTCTGAAGGGTTCAATCCTATTTTTTTAAAAAATGGATTGATGTTGCCTAGCAACATCTTGCGTTTGTGGGCAAAACCCGCGTGAATCAGCTCAAAAAAAAGTTCTTCAGAAATATCTTTGAAAAAATTTTTGGAAATTTTATCGATCTTAAGAACGGCCGAATCAACATTTGGTTTTGGAAAAAAAGCCCCAGCCTTGACGGTCCGGACATAGCTAGGCACACCGTAGACTTTGACAGAAAGAGAAAGCAGGTTTTCTTTCTGCGCTGGGGGTTTACCGCTGCGACCCTGTTTGCTGGATTTTGAGCCTGTGCCGCCCGTGCGACCTCCGACGATTCTTTCAGCCACTTCTTTTTGGACAAGGACCACAATAGAAGTCGGCTGATGGTCTCCAGATAAAAACATTCTCAAAATTTCACCTGTAATGTAATAAGGAATATTGGCAATTAGCTTGAAAGGTTTTTCAAAGAGCTTAGCCTTGCCTAAAATATTTTTTGCATCGGCTATATCCCCATGGATCAAGGACAGCTTATTCTTTCTTATTTCTTCTCCAAATTTTTCCCGGAGCTCATCGATAAGTCGGTCGTCTTTTTCTACGGCCACCACTTTACCTCCAGTGCCCGAGGAAACTTTATCAAGCAAAGCTTTAGTGAGCATGCCAGTCCCTGGTCCAATTTCCAGGATGGTATCCTCTGGCGAGACCTCCCCCGCTTCAACAATATCACGCACAATATCAGGTGATGTTAGAAAATTTTGCCCGAGGGATTTTTTTGGATGAGGCATGAGTTTGGTGGAATCTAAATGATAGTTAGGCTCTTTTTTTACTACTCATATATATCATGGTTTCCAATTGAATAAAACCAGACTTTGTGTCTATCTACAAATTTAAAAATAATCCGATGTGTGTGGTTGATAGAAAATACCCAAAAATCCTTCAAGGGGCCGCTTAGCTTGTGGGTCCGAAGGCTTGGTTCAAAAGGATTCTTTCTAAAAATCTCTTCCTTTGCTTCAGTCTTTTCTTGGATTTCTGTTGTTAACTTTTTATATTGTTTATCAAAGCGGGGTAGATAAATAATTTCTTTTATCATTAGCTAGCGTAGGTCCTTTAGAGATCTCAGCACCTTCCCTTTTCCTTGTTCGAAAAGTTTAGTATCTTTTTTGAGTTGTTCCGCGAGTCGGAGTGTGTTCCAGGAACGTATAACATGCCTAATAAACTCACTGGTAGAAGCAAAACCGCCATCACGAGCTTCTTGTTTGATGAACTTGGCCATTTCTTTGGGTAATGAGATGTTTATAATTGTGCGCATAATGTAATATATGTAGGTGACCTGTAATATTATGTAATACATTATATTACAACCGCACACATACGCGCAACTCCCCACTTTATAGCATACAGACATTAATAATCTTTCAAGAGAAGATCAAAAATCAATAAAAATCAGCTTAGCCCCAGTGGCCTTTTCCTGTGGCTCCAGGTAGGCTTCATCTACATCAGCGATAAACTCTGACGGCATGGTCACCTGCCGGCTCCCAAAGATAGTGCGCGCATTGGCATAAGAAAGATAAATCTTTTTACGAGCGCGGGTGAGAGCGACATAAAAAAGTCGTCGTTCTTCTTCCTCATCCTCAGCCCGCACTGGTGCTGACCCTTGGTCACTTCGGCTTCCCGCCCTCTCGTGAGGGAAAAGACCAGCCTCAAGTCCTGTAATAAAAACATAATCGAACTCAAGCCCTTTAGAGCTGTGAACAGTCATTAGTTTGACGGCACTGGTCGGCACCTCCAAGTTGTCCTGATCACTCTGAAGGGCAGCGTCTTTCAGCAGCTCTTCGATACCTAAGCCGTCAGTCATATGATCATATTTGAGAGCGAGCGTCGCGAGCTCTCGCAGGTTTTCCAATTTTTCTTGGTCTTCCTCTTTGCCATGGCGATACATGTTCTCCAAACCACTTTCAGCCAGCATTTTTTTGACGACCACCGAAGGACGTTCTTTAAAAATATTTTCCCGAATACGCTGAAGCATTAGTCTAAAGTTGTGGATTTTTTCACGCGTGGCTTGAGGAAGCTGGTGTTCATTTCCTTCAAAAATTTTTAAAATAGTCACTTTCCCTATTCCCCTAACCGGCACGTTGATGATACGTTTTATATCAGAGAGAGAATCCTCGTTTAAAGCAAGTCGCAAATATGAAAGAGCGTCTTTGATTTCTTTTCGCTCAAAAAAGCGCGTGCCCAGCATCTGGTATGGAATATTTTTGGATAAGAAAGCATCCTCAAGCGCGCGTGACTGAAAATTGGCTCTATACAAAACGGCGATTTCCTCAGGCAGGACGCCATTTTCTATCAGTTTACGGGCAGTATTGGCCACAAAGTTGGCCTCATCCGCTTCATCAAAACCACAGTACAGGCCTAGCGGTTCCCCTGTCGGGTTTTTGGTAAAAAGATTTTTTTCGCGGCGGTGGATATTTTTTTTAATGACATCGTTGGCCACCGACAAGATTGTCTGGGTCGAGCGATAATTTTCTTCGAGCAGGACTATAGTGGCATCAGGGTAATCCTCTTCAAAACGTAAAATATTTTTAATGTCAGCTCCTCGCCACCCGTAAATGCAATTGTGCACAGCAATGTCCCCCGCAATGTAGTTGTGAACATTTTCAATATCAAGATCATAAACGGGACCATCGTAGTATTTTTTTTCGACACTCACGATATCGTCCTCTTTTATTTTTTCATTTTCACAAATAGCTACTTTCATGGCGGTGTTTAAATGAGAAGCGGGTTGAAAAAACCAACGTTCTCCTTTGGTAATCAAGGCACTTTTTATAAGAGTTACATTGTCCACTTTCGAAGTAATGGCTGTAGCTAATTTTTCAGCTTCGGCATAATCCAATCTGGCCATTTCTAAACGCCAATCATTTTTTTTTCCTTTTCTCACATTTAAACCCATGGTGAGGATTTTTTCTTTTAAGACCTTGTTGTTTGTGTTTATTGAAACTCGACTCAAGCCCCATGGATGAAGATTACTTTTTCGGCCATCGCTAAACATGGTGAGGCGAATATTTATTCGATCGTGGAGGCCGTTGCTACCGATTGTTCCTTGCGGAAAATGGTGAGGAAAATCAAAAACCAAGCCCAAATCTTCGAAAACCTTTTTTACCCTTTCTCGGGTATCAATTTTTTTAAAGAGGATATCAATCTGATTTTGAGTGAGTATCATGTTGCGGCCTATACCATGGAAAGCAATCAAAGGTATACCGTAGTGTGTCGAGAAATAGTATTCCCAATAATGTGTTTCCTGTAGGTTCTCACATACTTTTAATATCCACATTCTGTCTGCGTGTTCTTGGTTGCACCTGACAATAAGACCCGTTTGAGTTTTTTGGCGTGCATTTCTGGCCCCCTTTGTGATACCTATGCGAAAACCCATTGATTTTTTATACATCAAATATACATAAAATATATTGGGATTTAGGGATAATTTTGAAAAAATGATATGGTTTGGTGTAAGCGACAAGGTCTTTCCACTTTTTGTTTTTATTTCGATTACTTCTCCTTTGAATTTTTTTTTCTTTACCCTTTTAATTTTAACGCTACAGGTCTCTCCTCCACCTGAAGCAGAGATTACCTCTCCTTTGCTTTTTAAATCACTGATTTTTTTGTATCCTGTCGGTGTAGATATTTTTGTCGATGGAAGAAGACATTGGTCGGTATCTCCAACTACAGCTAGATTTTTACTCTTTTGTGAAAGCAATTTTACAATAGTGTATTGAACAGTGTTTGTGTCCTGGTATTCATCCACATGAATGTATTGCCAGACACTTTGATAGTGCTCGCGCACCGCTTTGTCTTTTTCCAACAGCCGCGCCGTCTTGAAAAGTAAGTCATCAAAGTCGAGGGCTTTTTCCTTGGCCACAATAGCGTCATACTCTCTCCACACCTTGGCCACGATTTCTCCAAAATAATCTCCCTGTTTTTTGGCTTCATACTCTGACTGGGAAACAAAATCTCCTTTTTCTCGGGAAATAACAGAGAGGATTTTGGCTGGTTCGTATTGTTTTGGGTCAATGCCAACTTTTTCCAGAGCTTCTTTGACAGCTCGTTTTGAATCAGCCCGATCATAGATGCTAAAATGTCGAGTCAAACCGATTTTTGAGGCATTTTCTTTTAAAATATGCACCCCTAAAGAGTGAAAAGTGGAGACAAAGGGTTTTTCGCCAATGAGACTAGCTCCAGAAATAGGCATGTTTAAAGCAGGGTCAGTTTCTAGGAGGCGTTCGACTCGTTCTCGCATCTCCTTGGCCGCTTTGTTGGTAAAGGTAATAGCCAAGATCTGTGAAGGTCGGATCCCTTGATGGATCAGGTTTAAGATGCGATGGGTCAAGGTTTTTGTCTTACCAGCCCCCGCTCCGGCCAAGATAAGGAGAGGCCCTTGAGAGTGGCTAGCCGCTTTTAGCTGTTCAGGATTAAGGCCTTTTAGGTGCAATTTGCTGTCCATTTCCTTACTATAACATGCCAAAAGTTATCCCCATGCGATTTTTGATAAGGTTGACATTACCCCGCCTAGGGCATACCATTAAACTATACAGACATACAGGATGACCGTGGCTCAACAGAGCCATTTTAGCTCAGAAAAGCCGAAAAACCCTTAATTTTAAACTTATTTTATACTCCTCCAAAGAAGACCCTAAAATGACCAAAAAAAGAGCTTTTTCATCGAAAAGGTTTGTTTTGTCTGGTCTTATTTTTACCTTTTTTGTGACCTTGGCTGTCTTTGGAACAATGCCTTCTCAAGCTGACGCAGGCATTTTTTCTTTTATGAGTAATCTTTTTGCCGACAATGGTGCCATCAATCAAACTCTCCAGACAGCCGCAGTCTCAGAAGCCGTCATTGATGCATCCAACACGCAAAAAATGCCCATTTTACAAGCTGCGGTAAACTCAGACCCCAACCCCTCAAAAGAAAAAGCTGACTTGAATATTGTGGGAGGGCAGGCTTTAGTGAGTGAAACTGGTCCAGTGGGAAGTGTAGCTGACGTCCAGGCCGAAGAAGTGAAACAATATTCAGATAGGATTAGTGTTTATGTTGTCCACGATGGAGACACCATAAAACAAATTGCGGACATGTTTAACGTTTCCCAAAACACTATTTTGTGGGCCAACAATCTTAAATCAAAAAGTGACATTAAGACCGGTATGACGTTGGTCATCCTCCCAATTTCTGGAGTCAAATATATAGTCAAGAAAGGAGATACTCTCAAGAGCATTGCGGCAGCTTACAAAGGAAATATTGACGATATTTCCACTTATAATAACCTAGAAGATAATGCGCAGTTGGCTGTCGGAGATGAAATCATTATTCCGGATGGAGAAGTTTCTGAGGTTTCCTCAAGCTCTAGTAGTTCATCAAGCAAAACTCCAGTGACCACCAGCCCATCAATTTCAAAGAAGGGTTTTGCTCCAGCTTCGGACGGGACTAGTCACATGACCGACCCTTCGGGATACTTTATAAGACCGATTAGAGGAGGTGTCCGTACGCAAGGTCTGCATGGTCACAACGGTGTCGATTTGGCTAGTTCTTATGGAGCAAGTATTCTCGCAGCAGCCAGTGGACAGGTCATTGTGGCTCGATCGGGCGGTTGGAACGGTGGCTATGGAACCTACGTGGTTATCAGTCACGACAATGGTATGCAAACACTCTACGGCCACCTCAGTTCTCTTAATGTCACCGTTGGTCAGCATGTTTCCCAAGGTCAGGTCATCGGAGGAATGGGGGCCACAGGAGAAGCCACCGGTGTCCATCTACACTTTGAAGTTCGAGGAGGAGTCAACCCATTCTAAATTATTTCTATAAATTACACCTGTAGCCGAGGGCTTCTAGTACGTGCTTCGTTTCTATCTCACATTTTAAATCTTTTTTGTTTCTTTGGTCTAAGGCAGATATAGTTTCTGCCACTCGTTTAATTTTTTCATACCCTCGCGCGGAAATATTTAGTTCCTGAGCGGCTTTTTTAAGGACAGCTTTTGATTCCTTCAACCATATAAATACAGCATTTTTTAGAATTTCTCTGGCATTCTCGACACGTTGACGGACATCGATACTCTTTTCTAAAGATGACTTATTGGTTTCCAGTAATTCATAATCCACTGTCGTAACCTCAATCCATAAATCAAAACGATCCTGCAAGGGTTTAGAAAGTTTGTTTTTGTAAAGGTTGATTTGTCTGGCGTCGCAAGTGCAGTCTTGGCGAGTGCTGCCTCTGTTGCCGCAAGGGCATGGATTAAAAGCGGCGACGGCTAAACAATCCGCCGGAAAAATAATACTTTCCTTGGTTCGAGCGATAACCACCTGTTTTTCTTGCAACGGTTGGCGAAGAGACTCGAGAGTTCGTCTGTCGAACTCCATTAGTTCATCAAAAAATATTATTCCTCGATGGGCACGAGTAATCTCGCCTGCTCTCGGGGTGGGTCCTCCTCCGATGACTGCCGTGTACGAGCTAGTGTGGTGTGGGGATTTAAAAGGAGGTGGATAATATTTTTTTGAAACCAATGCAAAGTTTAAGATATTTTTAGC contains the following coding sequences:
- a CDS encoding ribbon-helix-helix domain-containing protein, encoding MRTIINISLPKEMAKFIKQEARDGGFASTSEFIRHVIRSWNTLRLAEQLKKDTKLFEQGKGKVLRSLKDLR
- a CDS encoding UvrD-helicase domain-containing protein translates to MDSKLHLKGLNPEQLKAASHSQGPLLILAGAGAGKTKTLTHRILNLIHQGIRPSQILAITFTNKAAKEMRERVERLLETDPALNMPISGASLIGEKPFVSTFHSLGVHILKENASKIGLTRHFSIYDRADSKRAVKEALEKVGIDPKQYEPAKILSVISREKGDFVSQSEYEAKKQGDYFGEIVAKVWREYDAIVAKEKALDFDDLLFKTARLLEKDKAVREHYQSVWQYIHVDEYQDTNTVQYTIVKLLSQKSKNLAVVGDTDQCLLPSTKISTPTGYKKISDLKSKGEVISASGGGETCSVKIKRVKKKKFKGEVIEIKTKSGKTLSLTPNHIIFSKLSLNPNIFYVYLMYKKSMGFRIGITKGARNARQKTQTGLIVRCNQEHADRMWILKVCENLQETHYWEYYFSTHYGIPLIAFHGIGRNMILTQNQIDILFKKIDTRERVKKVFEDLGLVFDFPHHFPQGTIGSNGLHDRINIRLTMFSDGRKSNLHPWGLSRVSINTNNKVLKEKILTMGLNVRKGKKNDWRLEMARLDYAEAEKLATAITSKVDNVTLIKSALITKGERWFFQPASHLNTAMKVAICENEKIKEDDIVSVEKKYYDGPVYDLDIENVHNYIAGDIAVHNCIYGWRGADIKNILRFEEDYPDATIVLLEENYRSTQTILSVANDVIKKNIHRREKNLFTKNPTGEPLGLYCGFDEADEANFVANTARKLIENGVLPEEIAVLYRANFQSRALEDAFLSKNIPYQMLGTRFFERKEIKDALSYLRLALNEDSLSDIKRIINVPVRGIGKVTILKIFEGNEHQLPQATREKIHNFRLMLQRIRENIFKERPSVVVKKMLAESGLENMYRHGKEEDQEKLENLRELATLALKYDHMTDGLGIEELLKDAALQSDQDNLEVPTSAVKLMTVHSSKGLEFDYVFITGLEAGLFPHERAGSRSDQGSAPVRAEDEEEERRLFYVALTRARKKIYLSYANARTIFGSRQVTMPSEFIADVDEAYLEPQEKATGAKLIFIDF
- a CDS encoding peptidoglycan DD-metalloendopeptidase family protein, which gives rise to MTKKRAFSSKRFVLSGLIFTFFVTLAVFGTMPSQADAGIFSFMSNLFADNGAINQTLQTAAVSEAVIDASNTQKMPILQAAVNSDPNPSKEKADLNIVGGQALVSETGPVGSVADVQAEEVKQYSDRISVYVVHDGDTIKQIADMFNVSQNTILWANNLKSKSDIKTGMTLVILPISGVKYIVKKGDTLKSIAAAYKGNIDDISTYNNLEDNAQLAVGDEIIIPDGEVSEVSSSSSSSSSKTPVTTSPSISKKGFAPASDGTSHMTDPSGYFIRPIRGGVRTQGLHGHNGVDLASSYGASILAAASGQVIVARSGGWNGGYGTYVVISHDNGMQTLYGHLSSLNVTVGQHVSQGQVIGGMGATGEATGVHLHFEVRGGVNPF
- a CDS encoding rRNA adenine dimethyltransferase family protein, giving the protein MPHPKKSLGQNFLTSPDIVRDIVEAGEVSPEDTILEIGPGTGMLTKALLDKVSSGTGGKVVAVEKDDRLIDELREKFGEEIRKNKLSLIHGDIADAKNILGKAKLFEKPFKLIANIPYYITGEILRMFLSGDHQPTSIVVLVQKEVAERIVGGRTGGTGSKSSKQGRSGKPPAQKENLLSLSVKVYGVPSYVRTVKAGAFFPKPNVDSAVLKIDKISKNFFKDISEELFFELIHAGFAHKRKMLLGNINPFFKKIGLNPSDTVKIFEEIKLDTKIRAEDVTLEQWRNLTRLYTRRSREA
- a CDS encoding type II toxin-antitoxin system mRNA interferase toxin, RelE/StbE family, yielding MIKEIIYLPRFDKQYKKLTTEIQEKTEAKEEIFRKNPFEPSLRTHKLSGPLKDFWVFSINHTHRIIFKFVDRHKVWFYSIGNHDIYE